GTCTTCACCGACGCCATGTTCTTGAACGCCGCGGTCGCTTCCTCGAACGACTTGCGGCCGAATTCGGCGGCTTCCTGGCCCATGCTTTCAAAGCCCTTGGCGGTGATCTTGCCCGATTCGACGAGCGCTTCGACATTGCCCTTGGCAAAGTCGTTCATTTCCTCGGCCATCTTCGTCGACTTCTCGACGGCGGCCTTGGTGCGGTCGTTGAAATCGGAGAACATCGCCTGGGCCCGGTTGATGGTGGTTTCGGCAGTGGCTTCCATTGCAATCACTTCCTCATTGATCGCGGCAGGCGCTTCGGCCTTCGCGGCGGGTTCGGGGGTGCCGGTGGGGACCGGCGCTGTTTCGATCTTGGCGGTTTCCTGCGGCGTCGTCTCCGCTGCCGCGGCGACCGGAGCGGCCGCCGTTTCGGCGGGCTTGGCTTCGGCCTTGGCGGCCGCCGGAGCGGACGTCTTCTTTCGTGTCGCAGCCGGCTTCTTCGGCTGCGCGGGTTTCGGAGCGGCGGTATCCTGCTGCTTCGGTCCCTTGCTTGCCATGCGGGGCCTCCTGTCGCTTGCTGCGATGCAACATTTACAAGTCACGGAGGCTCAAATCAAGAGAAATTGTGCACTGCAGCATGAATTTCGGCAGCGTGACCTAACGTTCTATCGCATCCGCACATAAGTTCCGGGTGCGTCGCACAGGCTCTTCAACTTGCCCTTCCCGGGGATGCGCTCTCCCTTCGCGGGCACGGTCTGCCCATCCTGTCCGCGCAGCCATGCGATCCAGTCGGGCCACCAGCTGCCCTTGGTCTCCCTGGCGCCCTTGAGGAAGGTCTGCAGCGATTTAACCCGGCGGCCGTTGGTCCAATACTGGTATTTGCCGCTCGATGGCGGATTGACGACCCCCGCGATATGGCCGCTTCCCGCGAGCAGGAAGCGCATCGGCCCGTGGAAATGCTCGGTCAGCTTCCACACGCTTTCGGGCGGCGCGATATGGTCCTCGCGCCCGGCCTGGATATAGGACGGCGTTTTCACGCTGCTCAGGTCGATCGGGGTATCGCCGATCGACAGCGCGCCCGGCTCGACCATCCGATTATCGCGATAGAGATCGGTCAGATAGGCGAGATGCCATTTTGCCGGCAGGTTGGTGACGTCCGAATTCCAGTAGAGCAGTTCGAACGGCGCATAATCCTTGCCCAGCAGATAATTGTTGGTGACATAGCTCCAGATCAGATCGCGTCCGCGCAGCAGATTGAACGTCGCGGCCATATAGCGCCCGTCCAGATAGCCGTCGCTCGACAGGCTGCGGATCAGCGCGAGCTGTTCGTCGTCGACGAAGTTGCTGAGATCGCCGGCATGGCTGAAATCGACCTGTGCGGTAAGGAAGGTCGCGCTTTTCACCTTGTCCGCCTGCCCGCGCGCGGCAAGCACCGCGAGCGTCGCGGCGAGCGTCGTTCCGGCGACGCAATAGCCGACCGCATGAACGCTCTCGACACCGAGCAGGTCGCGCACAGTATCGATGGCGTCGATCTGACCGCCCTCGACATAATCGTCCCAGGTGACGTCCTTCATCGACGCGTCGGCTGATTTCCACGATACGACGAAAACCGTGGCGCCCTGCGCCACCGCCCAGCGGATGAAGCTCTTTTCCGGCGTCAGATCGAGGATGTAATAGCGATTGATCCAGGGCGGAAAGATCACCACCGGCATCTTCAGGACATCAGGCGTTGTCGGCGTGTACTGGATCAGTTCGTAGAGCGGCGTGCGCCTGACCACCTTGCCCGGCGTCGTCGCCAGATTGCGCCCGACCTCGAACGCGTCGGGATCGGTCTGGGTCAGCTGCCCGCGCGCCATGTCATTGAGCATGTGCTGCAGGCCCTTGAGCAGGCTCTCGCCCTTGGTCTCGACGATCTTCTCGAGCACTTCGGGGTTGGTCGCCGGGAAATTGGCCGGGCTCATGGCGTCGAGGAAGCCGCGCGTGGCGAAGCGCAGTTGCTCCTTGTGTCGCGCGTCGACGCCTTCGAGCGCATCCACTCCCTTCAGCATATGCTCAGCAATGACCAGATAGCTTTGCCGCAGGAAATCGAACAGCGGCTGTTCGTGCCATTGCGGCGCCCTGAACCGGCGATCGCGGGCCTGCTCGGCATCCTCACCCAGCGGCGCCCCCGGCTCCTGCGTCAGGAAACGCGACCACAGCGTCATCGTGTCCGACCAGAAATCCGCAGTGGCGCGAAATGCGGCAGCCGGTTCGAA
This genomic interval from Sphingosinithalassobacter tenebrarum contains the following:
- a CDS encoding phasin family protein, whose product is MASKGPKQQDTAAPKPAQPKKPAATRKKTSAPAAAKAEAKPAETAAAPVAAAAETTPQETAKIETAPVPTGTPEPAAKAEAPAAINEEVIAMEATAETTINRAQAMFSDFNDRTKAAVEKSTKMAEEMNDFAKGNVEALVESGKITAKGFESMGQEAAEFGRKSFEEATAAFKNMASVKTPADFFKLQSDYVRGAFDAYVAEASKTTEAMLKLAGDASQPISSRFAVAADKAKAVA
- a CDS encoding PHA/PHB synthase family protein, translating into MAAEPAMQMPSLEELQHWTWVFGQAQQMMLEQGLDMMAHMPGPAAMSHLFEPAAAFRATADFWSDTMTLWSRFLTQEPGAPLGEDAEQARDRRFRAPQWHEQPLFDFLRQSYLVIAEHMLKGVDALEGVDARHKEQLRFATRGFLDAMSPANFPATNPEVLEKIVETKGESLLKGLQHMLNDMARGQLTQTDPDAFEVGRNLATTPGKVVRRTPLYELIQYTPTTPDVLKMPVVIFPPWINRYYILDLTPEKSFIRWAVAQGATVFVVSWKSADASMKDVTWDDYVEGGQIDAIDTVRDLLGVESVHAVGYCVAGTTLAATLAVLAARGQADKVKSATFLTAQVDFSHAGDLSNFVDDEQLALIRSLSSDGYLDGRYMAATFNLLRGRDLIWSYVTNNYLLGKDYAPFELLYWNSDVTNLPAKWHLAYLTDLYRDNRMVEPGALSIGDTPIDLSSVKTPSYIQAGREDHIAPPESVWKLTEHFHGPMRFLLAGSGHIAGVVNPPSSGKYQYWTNGRRVKSLQTFLKGARETKGSWWPDWIAWLRGQDGQTVPAKGERIPGKGKLKSLCDAPGTYVRMR